In the Palaeococcus pacificus DY20341 genome, one interval contains:
- a CDS encoding coiled-coil protein, translating into MQVKVDPEEIKRIKQEIEALENEKKEIQIKLDELQKELNVWIQKRDEKNKEVQALRQKAREFKEKRDEVNKQIQELKKNRDEINAQLDLLYQEILEYRTKRDEYKQLRRLNMPRDQIEKKIEKLEWELQTKPVSPERERQIVDQIQVLATELEILQQADRFHNKLVEVRKKIDNLKKARRGINLEIKQLANQSQQFHEQMIENFEKAKEIKKEADEYHQKVVELRERMREVRRELREVERKIREYEDKHKELIAYKMVARMRAKKDSNFEKAVAALEKFKRGEKLTMDELLLLQRYNLV; encoded by the coding sequence ATGCAAGTGAAAGTAGATCCAGAGGAAATTAAGAGGATAAAGCAGGAGATAGAGGCTCTTGAAAATGAGAAGAAGGAGATCCAGATAAAGCTTGATGAGCTACAAAAGGAGCTCAACGTCTGGATCCAAAAGAGAGATGAGAAAAATAAGGAGGTTCAAGCCTTAAGGCAAAAAGCGAGAGAGTTTAAGGAGAAGAGAGATGAAGTAAACAAACAAATTCAAGAGCTTAAGAAGAACAGAGATGAAATAAATGCTCAGCTTGACTTGCTCTATCAGGAGATTTTGGAGTATAGGACAAAGAGAGATGAGTACAAGCAGTTGAGAAGGCTTAACATGCCAAGGGATCAAATCGAGAAGAAGATTGAGAAGCTCGAGTGGGAATTGCAAACAAAGCCAGTTTCCCCAGAAAGGGAGAGGCAAATCGTCGACCAAATCCAAGTGCTTGCAACCGAGCTTGAGATTCTCCAACAGGCGGATAGATTCCACAACAAGCTTGTTGAAGTAAGGAAGAAAATTGACAACCTCAAGAAGGCAAGAAGGGGCATTAACTTGGAGATCAAGCAACTCGCAAACCAGAGCCAGCAGTTCCACGAGCAAATGATAGAGAACTTTGAGAAGGCTAAGGAGATCAAGAAGGAAGCCGATGAGTACCACCAAAAGGTCGTTGAGCTCAGGGAGAGGATGAGGGAAGTCAGGAGAGAGCTTAGAGAAGTCGAGAGAAAGATAAGAGAGTACGAGGACAAGCACAAAGAGCTAATAGCTTACAAGATGGTTGCGAGAATGAGGGCCAAAAAGGACAGCAACTTCGAGAAGGCTGTTGCTGCTTTGGAGAAGTTCAAACGCGGTGAGAAGCTCACCATGGATGAGCTCCTGCTCTTACAGCGCTACAACTTAGTCTGA
- the dph2 gene encoding diphthamide biosynthesis enzyme Dph2: protein MHEIYEREVLKKLRELNAKRVLIQTPEGLKREAQYLADFLEGEEIEAIISGDINYGACDPADREAKLLGCDVLIHLGHSYMQLNLEVPTIFIPAFAKVDVVKALDKNLNEIKKLGKKIALVTTAQHIMDLKKAVEFLEEKGFQVFIGEGDNRISFKGQVLGCNFTAAKVNEEVDGVLFLGAGYFHPIGVALATKKPTLAVNPYSGDALWMDKEVERIVRKRWGQIAKAYDAKKFGVIISIKKGQLRLREAKRIIALLKEHGREAKLIAMNYINPDALEGFDFDAYVVVACPRVPVDDVERWRKAVLTPREVELLLGLREDYEFDEILGGKREEDEPLGISLKLR from the coding sequence ATGCACGAAATCTATGAGAGAGAAGTTTTGAAAAAGCTGAGAGAATTAAACGCTAAAAGGGTTTTAATTCAAACGCCTGAAGGCTTAAAGAGAGAAGCACAATATTTAGCAGACTTTTTGGAAGGCGAAGAAATTGAGGCAATAATAAGTGGTGACATAAACTATGGAGCGTGCGATCCGGCTGATAGAGAGGCGAAGCTTTTGGGGTGTGATGTGCTCATACATTTGGGGCACTCCTATATGCAACTAAATTTAGAGGTTCCCACTATTTTTATCCCCGCTTTTGCAAAGGTTGATGTGGTTAAAGCATTAGACAAGAATTTGAACGAGATTAAAAAGCTCGGCAAAAAAATAGCCCTCGTTACAACAGCTCAGCACATAATGGATTTAAAAAAAGCTGTGGAGTTTTTGGAAGAAAAAGGGTTCCAAGTTTTCATTGGAGAAGGAGACAACAGAATCTCGTTTAAAGGTCAAGTTTTGGGGTGCAACTTCACAGCAGCAAAAGTTAACGAAGAAGTTGATGGGGTCTTATTCCTAGGCGCTGGTTACTTCCATCCCATAGGAGTAGCTCTAGCGACTAAAAAACCAACCCTAGCGGTAAACCCCTACAGCGGCGATGCTCTATGGATGGATAAAGAAGTGGAGCGCATAGTTAGAAAGAGGTGGGGGCAAATAGCCAAGGCCTACGATGCAAAGAAGTTTGGAGTTATAATAAGCATCAAAAAAGGACAGCTCAGACTTAGAGAGGCTAAGCGCATTATTGCCCTCCTAAAAGAGCACGGGCGTGAAGCTAAGCTCATAGCTATGAACTACATAAATCCAGATGCTCTAGAAGGCTTTGACTTCGATGCCTACGTTGTGGTTGCCTGTCCTAGGGTTCCAGTAGACGATGTCGAAAGATGGCGCAAAGCGGTTTTAACGCCAAGAGAGGTTGAACTTCTACTTGGCCTAAGAGAAGACTACGAGTTCGATGAAATTCTCGGGGGCAAGAGGGAAGAAGATGAACCCCTCGGAATAAGCCTAAAGCTCAGATAA
- a CDS encoding METTL5 family protein produces the protein MKKKHLAMILSKLKGFKNPKFGLEQYKTPGNVAAELLWLAYSLDEIEDRVIADLGAGTGVLSVGACLLGAKKVYAVEKDEEALKIAEENVKSLKLEECVELIHADVGSFPQRVDAVIMNPPFGSQNPKADRPFLLKAFEISDVVYSIHLAKPEVRKFIEAFVRDNGFEITHRINIDFEIPAQFFFHKKRLERIRVDIYRFERTSL, from the coding sequence ATGAAGAAAAAGCACCTCGCAATGATCCTCTCAAAGCTTAAAGGGTTTAAAAACCCAAAATTTGGGCTTGAGCAGTATAAAACTCCGGGAAACGTTGCCGCCGAGCTTCTATGGTTGGCCTATTCTCTGGATGAGATTGAGGATAGGGTTATAGCGGACTTAGGAGCCGGAACTGGAGTTTTAAGCGTTGGGGCCTGTCTTCTTGGAGCAAAAAAAGTCTACGCTGTTGAAAAAGATGAAGAGGCTTTGAAAATAGCCGAAGAGAACGTTAAATCCCTAAAACTAGAGGAGTGCGTTGAACTAATTCACGCCGATGTGGGAAGTTTTCCCCAACGGGTAGATGCCGTGATAATGAACCCTCCCTTCGGCTCTCAAAATCCAAAGGCGGATAGACCTTTCCTCTTAAAGGCCTTTGAGATAAGCGACGTTGTCTATTCCATTCACTTAGCAAAACCAGAGGTTAGAAAGTTTATTGAGGCTTTCGTTAGGGACAACGGCTTTGAGATTACACACCGCATAAACATTGACTTTGAAATTCCAGCTCAGTTCTTCTTCCACAAGAAAAGGTTGGAGAGAATAAGGGTAGATATTTACAGGTTCGAGAGGACATCATTATAA
- a CDS encoding mechanosensitive ion channel family protein produces MNVTNNVTGFFNQGFFAENMVFDITIGSIVKAAIVLVIGLFLARFVKHYISEISRRTEYVWIFNEETASMVHRLILVVSAIYAFDTLGILAYEVLGTTLSNLTAAFLVFYFSYMIAKKSKDYMVMSGVKKGNLPEAQLKGKLFYYAVVILAFFIALNIAGFAGKLTTLIAAAGITGIILGFSAQTVVANFISGIFMYFDKPLKIGDPVKIGEYGGVVHDIRILSTRIRTWDGTLVRIPNEKLFNSEIVNLQKYPARRVDIVVSIAYKEDAQKAIDVIKRTLDEMAYVLAEPEPMIFVDNLEDSGVSIAVRAWTPSEKWFDVRSTIVQRVKEALDSEGIEIPFPQRVNWFAEELRVKVEKE; encoded by the coding sequence ATGAACGTGACTAACAATGTTACTGGCTTTTTTAATCAAGGCTTCTTTGCTGAGAATATGGTATTCGACATAACAATTGGCAGTATTGTGAAGGCGGCCATAGTTTTGGTGATTGGTCTATTTTTGGCGAGATTTGTTAAACACTACATAAGCGAGATTTCGAGAAGAACTGAGTATGTATGGATATTCAACGAAGAAACTGCCAGCATGGTTCACAGGCTCATATTGGTTGTGTCGGCGATCTATGCCTTTGACACGCTTGGCATTTTGGCCTATGAAGTTTTAGGGACAACACTCAGCAACCTAACAGCGGCATTCCTAGTTTTCTATTTCTCATATATGATTGCGAAAAAATCTAAGGACTACATGGTCATGAGTGGTGTAAAGAAGGGCAACTTGCCAGAAGCTCAGCTTAAGGGGAAGCTCTTCTACTATGCGGTAGTTATATTGGCGTTTTTCATAGCTCTCAACATAGCTGGATTTGCGGGTAAACTAACAACACTTATAGCGGCTGCTGGAATAACGGGTATCATTTTGGGATTTTCTGCTCAAACAGTTGTAGCTAACTTTATCTCGGGGATTTTCATGTATTTTGACAAACCCCTCAAGATAGGTGACCCCGTCAAAATTGGCGAATATGGGGGAGTCGTCCACGATATAAGGATCCTCTCTACGCGTATAAGAACTTGGGACGGCACTCTGGTGAGAATTCCAAATGAGAAGCTCTTCAACAGCGAGATAGTGAACCTCCAAAAGTATCCTGCTAGGAGGGTCGATATTGTTGTGAGCATTGCATACAAGGAAGACGCTCAAAAAGCAATAGATGTTATAAAAAGAACGCTTGATGAGATGGCCTACGTTTTAGCAGAGCCTGAGCCGATGATCTTTGTGGATAACCTTGAAGATAGCGGCGTCAGCATAGCGGTTAGAGCCTGGACGCCGAGCGAAAAATGGTTTGATGTCAGGAGTACAATAGTGCAGAGGGTTAAGGAAGCCCTTGATAGTGAGGGAATTGAAATTCCATTCCCACAGAGAGTAAACTGGTTTGCTGAAGAGCTCAGGGTTAAAGTTGAGAAGGAGTGA
- a CDS encoding DUF432 domain-containing protein, which yields MFGDVELRTQIIKIGGERIHILEETDEILLYKRDNVQRIIKKGSDNLKILPSPAVGYGVKLLMVKFKEPLTVPPGDAITGFVEAPIEVEVKVGNLTIDHFFIGREKYALYGTVENGVIVRYHVTDFYFEEPNSIGAAKIVVSNPSNEWKMLERIVIPIKGSVMFYNKEKAYYPLLITTVKNHTPEVNNTGKPPKEGLNATKEALSLPNFLMRW from the coding sequence ATGTTTGGAGATGTTGAGCTGAGGACGCAGATAATTAAGATTGGTGGCGAGAGAATACACATCCTCGAAGAAACTGATGAAATACTTCTTTACAAAAGAGACAATGTACAGAGGATCATCAAAAAAGGTAGTGATAATCTTAAAATACTCCCTTCTCCGGCTGTGGGATACGGTGTTAAGCTTTTAATGGTTAAATTTAAAGAGCCTTTGACAGTTCCTCCGGGAGATGCCATAACGGGCTTTGTTGAGGCACCTATAGAAGTTGAAGTTAAGGTGGGAAACTTAACTATTGACCACTTCTTCATTGGAAGGGAGAAGTATGCTCTATACGGCACGGTTGAAAATGGAGTTATAGTTAGATACCACGTCACAGATTTTTACTTCGAAGAGCCGAACTCAATTGGGGCTGCAAAGATAGTTGTAAGCAACCCCTCAAACGAGTGGAAGATGCTTGAGAGGATTGTTATCCCGATAAAGGGAAGCGTCATGTTCTACAACAAAGAGAAAGCTTACTATCCTTTGCTTATAACTACAGTTAAGAACCACACTCCAGAGGTAAACAACACCGGAAAACCGCCGAAAGAAGGTTTAAACGCCACAAAAGAAGCCTTATCCCTTCCGAATTTTCTAATGAGGTGGTGA
- a CDS encoding DUF434 domain-containing protein: MSSLFLAYQDFKYLLNRGYRKKYALEFVANHYKLSLKERHFLARCVFSDNAIAERKRKLLSKEELKDRVLGVDGFNVLITLESLLEGKAVLCEDGLLRDLKYQRGYKLSPGTLKTLNMLANTLASLELKEVVFLYDAPVSKSGEVAKLTRKALNEHGVVGEVRLSQAPDYELKSFDVVATSDIGIIDKVPFVVDLPVIVGSILGIKPLRFFEVLTTEH, from the coding sequence ATGTCCTCTCTCTTTTTAGCTTATCAGGACTTTAAATACCTCTTAAATCGAGGCTATCGGAAAAAATATGCCTTAGAATTCGTTGCAAACCACTACAAGCTCTCTCTAAAAGAAAGGCACTTCTTGGCGAGATGCGTTTTCAGCGATAATGCAATAGCGGAGCGCAAGAGAAAGCTCCTCTCTAAAGAAGAGCTGAAGGATAGAGTGCTTGGAGTTGACGGCTTCAATGTCCTCATAACCCTAGAGTCCCTTCTTGAGGGGAAAGCGGTGCTCTGTGAGGACGGCCTTCTAAGAGATTTGAAATATCAAAGGGGGTACAAACTGAGCCCCGGCACTTTAAAAACCCTTAACATGCTTGCCAATACTCTCGCCTCCCTCGAGTTAAAGGAAGTCGTTTTTCTGTATGACGCTCCGGTTAGCAAAAGCGGTGAAGTAGCAAAGCTCACGAGGAAGGCCCTTAATGAGCACGGTGTGGTGGGGGAGGTCAGGCTGTCCCAGGCGCCTGACTATGAGCTCAAATCTTTTGATGTAGTTGCCACCTCCGACATTGGTATTATTGATAAAGTTCCTTTCGTAGTGGATTTGCCGGTAATTGTGGGCAGTATTTTGGGTATCAAGCCCCTTCGCTTTTTTGAGGTTCTTACGACTGAGCATTAA
- a CDS encoding HD domain-containing protein, with product MYEEKVLLSEIKQFMNNDDLYTLYEETYFRYKHYFDTTNYIVLNVYQFNDHGAIHVLLTTRNALEILRIIKKFGLQTTAEKLGKSFEWSKFIVAFGALFHDVGNMIHRENHYLFSTILAESIIESLAKTFEEDDWLLLKALTLNAIYTHDEAVPCTTIEGSCVTIADGCDMEEGRSRLAHKKDKVDIHAVSSLAINKVEIKEGGEEPILIEIWMKHLAGIFQVDEILTKKIKSSLLGGKVRIRIHAGEEVLEKVV from the coding sequence ATGTACGAAGAAAAAGTTCTGCTCAGTGAGATTAAGCAATTCATGAACAACGACGACCTCTATACGCTTTATGAGGAGACATACTTTAGATACAAGCATTACTTTGATACAACAAACTACATCGTTTTAAACGTCTACCAGTTTAATGATCATGGAGCAATTCACGTTTTGCTCACTACAAGGAATGCACTTGAGATTTTAAGGATTATTAAAAAGTTTGGTCTTCAGACAACCGCTGAAAAATTGGGCAAGTCCTTTGAGTGGAGCAAGTTTATCGTCGCCTTCGGAGCACTTTTCCATGATGTAGGCAACATGATTCATAGGGAAAACCACTATCTCTTCAGCACAATTCTAGCGGAGTCTATAATAGAAAGCCTCGCTAAAACGTTTGAGGAGGATGATTGGCTCCTCTTGAAGGCCTTAACCCTTAACGCCATCTATACTCATGATGAGGCCGTTCCTTGCACTACCATTGAGGGGAGCTGCGTGACAATAGCTGATGGCTGTGACATGGAGGAAGGGAGAAGCAGGCTGGCGCATAAGAAGGATAAAGTTGATATCCACGCAGTTTCCTCTTTAGCCATCAACAAGGTTGAGATCAAAGAAGGGGGCGAAGAACCTATATTGATAGAGATTTGGATGAAGCATTTAGCTGGAATATTCCAAGTAGATGAGATACTAACCAAGAAAATCAAAAGCTCCCTTTTGGGTGGAAAAGTCCGGATTAGGATACACGCAGGGGAAGAAGTCCTGGAGAAGGTGGTTTAA
- a CDS encoding DUF5305 family protein, with translation MKIDRDLIEEYLKKYLTKKAVLGVLVVLVLVFSFYSVKLMGAQSYSVINKRVATYTQEGVLLHTALLKNNTLYGDTLSREEYPIPLVENFLFTYRYRFNPGDVVRGNYSLTGKVTYSVNKGNQEVVLWEEELFSERGKLDNGKFLVNFGLNLEQLNNRTNEISEELGLKRLNRKITFEAKVDLIGVIAGKEVKESFTHTMNFMQDSTAGLYYFTNEKQTTQEVLTNTITRETSVRILGITTRVSTAKKVIPALLLLFLTPLLGGVYTIRSQMPPREFKGLEAFMIEGVPQHVSKKVFLASKEDLKKTFDLVDKPIMHYKDGDEDVYVIVDEGIAYEYREMNPKEQENA, from the coding sequence ATGAAAATTGATAGGGATTTGATTGAAGAATATCTAAAAAAGTATTTAACTAAAAAGGCTGTCCTAGGAGTTCTAGTAGTCCTAGTACTTGTTTTTTCGTTTTATTCCGTAAAACTCATGGGAGCGCAGTCATATAGTGTTATCAACAAACGAGTGGCTACGTACACTCAGGAAGGAGTTCTTCTCCATACTGCTTTATTGAAAAATAATACTCTATACGGAGATACATTGAGCAGGGAGGAGTATCCCATACCGCTTGTAGAGAACTTTTTGTTTACCTACAGATACAGATTTAATCCAGGAGATGTTGTGAGGGGCAATTACAGCCTCACGGGAAAAGTCACATACAGTGTTAACAAAGGAAATCAAGAAGTCGTTCTTTGGGAAGAAGAGCTTTTTAGTGAACGCGGAAAGCTCGACAATGGGAAATTCCTTGTAAACTTTGGACTGAATTTGGAACAGCTGAACAATAGAACGAACGAAATCTCTGAAGAACTCGGACTAAAAAGACTCAATCGTAAGATCACTTTCGAAGCAAAAGTTGACCTCATAGGTGTAATAGCGGGTAAGGAAGTAAAAGAAAGCTTTACGCACACTATGAACTTCATGCAAGACAGCACAGCAGGTCTATATTACTTCACCAATGAAAAGCAGACAACTCAAGAAGTATTGACAAATACGATTACCAGGGAAACATCAGTCAGGATATTAGGAATAACAACAAGGGTATCAACTGCTAAAAAGGTTATCCCAGCTTTGCTGCTTTTGTTCTTGACACCACTTCTTGGAGGAGTATACACTATTAGAAGTCAGATGCCGCCTAGAGAGTTTAAGGGTTTGGAGGCTTTTATGATTGAAGGTGTGCCCCAGCATGTCAGTAAGAAGGTATTTTTAGCATCAAAAGAAGATCTAAAGAAAACTTTTGACTTAGTGGATAAGCCAATAATGCATTACAAAGACGGCGATGAGGATGTCTACGTTATAGTCGATGAAGGCATTGCTTACGAGTACAGAGAAATGAATCCTAAAGAGCAAGAAAACGCTTGA